A genomic stretch from Camelus dromedarius isolate mCamDro1 unplaced genomic scaffold, mCamDro1.pat HAP1_SCAFFOLD_175, whole genome shotgun sequence includes:
- the LOC135320764 gene encoding uncharacterized protein LOC135320764 isoform X3 — MSVTSLSLPHLLLQIEQDPGGITKPVPSAILCVMSCDPVDAQHPPAEETDCLRYMKGEDTYYPHGAQVGLGVCCLYSRWARVALGIPVPEFLQYTRCLFPNLQNWNDVNHPAVHSMVHPRLELSGSKSISEGTYLKRNGFPDSEGQRKHQPGLEKENSISEPVLGDFTEITLVAQASDREHVPSCSQPQTSTDASYTGKDPGLGGRWPPEIRQMLDSRGGFCCRRGGTPVSR; from the exons atgtctgtgacctcactctcgctgccccacctcttattacag attgaacaggatccagggggaattaccaagcctgtcccatcggccatcctgtgtgtcatgtcctgtgacccagtggatgctcagcac cctccagctgaagaaacagattgccttaggtacatgaaaggtgaggacacctactatccccatggagcccaggtggggctgggagtctgctgtttgtacagccggtgggctcgtgttgctttgggcatccctgtgcctgaattcctgcagtacactcggtg cctgtttcctaatctgcaaaactggaatgatgttaaccatcccgcag tgcattccatggtgcatcctcgcctagaattgagtggaagcaagtccatctcagaagggacatacctgaagagaaatggctttccagactctgaagggcagagaaagcaccagcctgggttagagaaag agaacagcatctctgagcccgtcctgggtgacttcacagagatcaccctagtggcccaggctagtgaccgggaacatgtaccttcctgcagccaaccccagacgtccactgatgcatcatatactggcaaagat cctggcctgggggggcgttggccgccggagattcgccagatgttggactccag gggcggcttctgctgccgtagaggcgggacgccggtctccaggtga
- the LOC135320764 gene encoding uncharacterized protein LOC135320764 isoform X1, whose amino-acid sequence MSVTSLSLPHLLLQIEQDPGGITKPVPSAILCVMSCDPVDAQHPPAEETDCLRYMKGEDTYYPHGAQVGLGVCCLYSRWARVALGIPVPEFLQYTRCLFPNLQNWNDVNHPAVHSMVHPRLELSGSKSISEGTYLKRNGFPDSEGQRKHQPGLEKENSISEPVLGDFTEITLVAQASDREHVPSCSQPQTSTDASYTGKDPGLGGRWPPEIRQMLDSSLTTGSGQDVLRGRRQPPRQRRRGLSLASRSICSHLNICCPSFAGRPSPVYPSPGR is encoded by the exons atgtctgtgacctcactctcgctgccccacctcttattacag attgaacaggatccagggggaattaccaagcctgtcccatcggccatcctgtgtgtcatgtcctgtgacccagtggatgctcagcac cctccagctgaagaaacagattgccttaggtacatgaaaggtgaggacacctactatccccatggagcccaggtggggctgggagtctgctgtttgtacagccggtgggctcgtgttgctttgggcatccctgtgcctgaattcctgcagtacactcggtg cctgtttcctaatctgcaaaactggaatgatgttaaccatcccgcag tgcattccatggtgcatcctcgcctagaattgagtggaagcaagtccatctcagaagggacatacctgaagagaaatggctttccagactctgaagggcagagaaagcaccagcctgggttagagaaag agaacagcatctctgagcccgtcctgggtgacttcacagagatcaccctagtggcccaggctagtgaccgggaacatgtaccttcctgcagccaaccccagacgtccactgatgcatcatatactggcaaagat cctggcctgggggggcgttggccgccggagattcgccagatgttggactccag cttaaccaccggaagtgggcaggatgtgctgagggggcggaggcagccgccaaggcagcgacggagggggctgtccctggccagccggtcaatttgttcccatctcaacatttgctgtcccagtttcgcaggacgcccttctccagtttatccttctcctgggag gtga
- the LOC135320764 gene encoding uncharacterized protein LOC135320764 isoform X5 → MSVTSLSLPHLLLQIEQDPGGITKPVPSAILCVMSCDPVDAQHPPAEETDCLRYMKGEDTYYPHGAQVGLGVCCLYSRWARVALGIPVPEFLQYTRCLFPNLQNWNDVNHPAVHSMVHPRLELSGSKSISEGTYLKRNGFPDSEGQRKHQPGLEKENSISEPVLGDFTEITLVAQASDREHVPSCSQPQTSTDASYTGKDPGLGGRWPPEIRQMLDSR, encoded by the exons atgtctgtgacctcactctcgctgccccacctcttattacag attgaacaggatccagggggaattaccaagcctgtcccatcggccatcctgtgtgtcatgtcctgtgacccagtggatgctcagcac cctccagctgaagaaacagattgccttaggtacatgaaaggtgaggacacctactatccccatggagcccaggtggggctgggagtctgctgtttgtacagccggtgggctcgtgttgctttgggcatccctgtgcctgaattcctgcagtacactcggtg cctgtttcctaatctgcaaaactggaatgatgttaaccatcccgcag tgcattccatggtgcatcctcgcctagaattgagtggaagcaagtccatctcagaagggacatacctgaagagaaatggctttccagactctgaagggcagagaaagcaccagcctgggttagagaaag agaacagcatctctgagcccgtcctgggtgacttcacagagatcaccctagtggcccaggctagtgaccgggaacatgtaccttcctgcagccaaccccagacgtccactgatgcatcatatactggcaaagat cctggcctgggggggcgttggccgccggagattcgccagatgttggactccag gtga
- the LOC135320764 gene encoding uncharacterized protein LOC135320764 isoform X6, which produces MSVTSLSLPHLLLQIEQDPGGITKPVPSAILCVMSCDPVDAQHPPAEETDCLRYMKVHSMVHPRLELSGSKSISEGTYLKRNGFPDSEGQRKHQPGLEKENSISEPVLGDFTEITLVAQASDREHVPSCSQPQTSTDASYTGKDPGLGGRWPPEIRQMLDSSLTTGSGQDVLRGRRQPPRQRRRGLSLASRSICSHLNICCPSFAGRPSPVYPSPGR; this is translated from the exons atgtctgtgacctcactctcgctgccccacctcttattacag attgaacaggatccagggggaattaccaagcctgtcccatcggccatcctgtgtgtcatgtcctgtgacccagtggatgctcagcac cctccagctgaagaaacagattgccttaggtacatgaaag tgcattccatggtgcatcctcgcctagaattgagtggaagcaagtccatctcagaagggacatacctgaagagaaatggctttccagactctgaagggcagagaaagcaccagcctgggttagagaaag agaacagcatctctgagcccgtcctgggtgacttcacagagatcaccctagtggcccaggctagtgaccgggaacatgtaccttcctgcagccaaccccagacgtccactgatgcatcatatactggcaaagat cctggcctgggggggcgttggccgccggagattcgccagatgttggactccag cttaaccaccggaagtgggcaggatgtgctgagggggcggaggcagccgccaaggcagcgacggagggggctgtccctggccagccggtcaatttgttcccatctcaacatttgctgtcccagtttcgcaggacgcccttctccagtttatccttctcctgggag gtga
- the LOC135320764 gene encoding uncharacterized protein LOC135320764 isoform X4 produces the protein MSVTSLSLPHLLLQIEQDPGGITKPVPSAILCVMSCDPVDAQHPPAEETDCLRYMKGEDTYYPHGAQVGLGVCCLYSRWARVALGIPVPEFLQYTRCLFPNLQNWNDVNHPAVHSMVHPRLELSGSKSISEGTYLKRNGFPDSEGQRKHQPGLEKENSISEPVLGDFTEITLVAQASDREHVPSCSQPQTSTDASYTGKDPGLGGRWPPEIRQMLDSSQGRLLLP, from the exons atgtctgtgacctcactctcgctgccccacctcttattacag attgaacaggatccagggggaattaccaagcctgtcccatcggccatcctgtgtgtcatgtcctgtgacccagtggatgctcagcac cctccagctgaagaaacagattgccttaggtacatgaaaggtgaggacacctactatccccatggagcccaggtggggctgggagtctgctgtttgtacagccggtgggctcgtgttgctttgggcatccctgtgcctgaattcctgcagtacactcggtg cctgtttcctaatctgcaaaactggaatgatgttaaccatcccgcag tgcattccatggtgcatcctcgcctagaattgagtggaagcaagtccatctcagaagggacatacctgaagagaaatggctttccagactctgaagggcagagaaagcaccagcctgggttagagaaag agaacagcatctctgagcccgtcctgggtgacttcacagagatcaccctagtggcccaggctagtgaccgggaacatgtaccttcctgcagccaaccccagacgtccactgatgcatcatatactggcaaagat cctggcctgggggggcgttggccgccggagattcgccagatgttggactccag ccaggggcggcttctgctgccgtag
- the LOC135320764 gene encoding uncharacterized protein LOC135320764 isoform X2, with protein sequence MSCDPVDAQHPPAEETDCLRYMKGEDTYYPHGAQVGLGVCCLYSRWARVALGIPVPEFLQYTRCLFPNLQNWNDVNHPAVHSMVHPRLELSGSKSISEGTYLKRNGFPDSEGQRKHQPGLEKENSISEPVLGDFTEITLVAQASDREHVPSCSQPQTSTDASYTGKDPGLGGRWPPEIRQMLDSSLTTGSGQDVLRGRRQPPRQRRRGLSLASRSICSHLNICCPSFAGRPSPVYPSPGR encoded by the exons atgtcctgtgacccagtggatgctcagcac cctccagctgaagaaacagattgccttaggtacatgaaaggtgaggacacctactatccccatggagcccaggtggggctgggagtctgctgtttgtacagccggtgggctcgtgttgctttgggcatccctgtgcctgaattcctgcagtacactcggtg cctgtttcctaatctgcaaaactggaatgatgttaaccatcccgcag tgcattccatggtgcatcctcgcctagaattgagtggaagcaagtccatctcagaagggacatacctgaagagaaatggctttccagactctgaagggcagagaaagcaccagcctgggttagagaaag agaacagcatctctgagcccgtcctgggtgacttcacagagatcaccctagtggcccaggctagtgaccgggaacatgtaccttcctgcagccaaccccagacgtccactgatgcatcatatactggcaaagat cctggcctgggggggcgttggccgccggagattcgccagatgttggactccag cttaaccaccggaagtgggcaggatgtgctgagggggcggaggcagccgccaaggcagcgacggagggggctgtccctggccagccggtcaatttgttcccatctcaacatttgctgtcccagtttcgcaggacgcccttctccagtttatccttctcctgggag gtga